The Bacteroidota bacterium genome includes a region encoding these proteins:
- a CDS encoding carboxypeptidase-like regulatory domain-containing protein — translation MENKAVRIKFWGLFNSASSIKFWLTLATLFLTFSLFAQNGSFHGQVTEKENGKLIPVPFANVIIKGTTIGVTTDFDGKYSISIEAGVHSLVVSYVGYVSDTIRNVSINSGESKKLDFTIGKNIKELQSVNITATRVTKTDAAVLMEIKKSDQIVSGVSSEQIGRSQDRDASQVVRRIPGVTIINDRFILIRGLQERYNTVMLHNTYAPSMEADVKSFSFDIIPSSLIDRMLIYKTPSAELPGDFAGGIVKIFTKSIPDENSTSGSYTTSFRQGTTFKPFYSAENGENHWTGFNNGKYDLPASFPNDLRVISDENGENGPLTAVGRSLQNNWVPQVTTANLDQRFSFSKSTKFKAGKIEIGNITALNYSNTKQINEIQRHDYNVYDEINNKSDPIFQFNDQRFVQNIRVGLIHNWAFRFNPHHIIEMKTLFNQNSMSEYVHRTGQAYEFNYFPSNHSFLQLYRGIFSGQLTGKHEFNNENTTIDWVGGYGKSYLNTPDYRRYRSDRDTSTGNATLYVPAGAAAAFFLGRFYSKMEETSKSASLNADHKLRFECFPELVPVISAGVFFENKERYFTARNIGYTRSSTFGFDNNLLDVSIDSLFHPNNINASYGIRIDEQSNPSDSYTASNNLIAPYFTAAVPFGKFKIKAGVRIENNIQELRSATLTNIPVVVYNPVVSVLPSANLSYNLTEKMLLRGAYGMTVNRPEFRELAPFGFYDFNFNLVKKGNENIQTAQIHNFDARWELYPSANEVVSVAGFYKKFINPIETFFVPGGGSGGIKTFTYGNAVEARSLGIEIEARKSFIGLTTIKFLDDLGILFNTSLINSRVNLGEDLRQSQNRPLMGQSPYMINSGLFYNNAKHDLQITLMYNVIGRRLFIIGTDDYPDIYEMPRNLIDLTLSKSIGKYTQIKIGISDLLNQEIILLQDGNGDGKWDRKTDQRIQGFKPGAVISAGVELKF, via the coding sequence ATGGAAAACAAAGCAGTTAGAATAAAATTTTGGGGCTTATTTAATTCAGCGAGTAGCATTAAGTTTTGGTTAACTCTTGCAACTCTATTTCTCACTTTTTCTTTGTTTGCTCAAAATGGTTCATTTCACGGGCAAGTAACTGAAAAAGAAAATGGAAAGTTAATTCCTGTTCCTTTTGCAAATGTGATTATAAAAGGCACTACAATTGGGGTTACTACAGATTTTGATGGCAAATACAGTATTTCAATTGAGGCCGGGGTTCATTCCCTTGTGGTAAGTTATGTTGGGTATGTGTCTGATACCATAAGAAATGTGAGTATTAATTCCGGTGAATCAAAAAAACTAGACTTCACTATCGGTAAAAATATAAAGGAGTTGCAATCTGTAAACATCACAGCAACACGTGTAACTAAAACAGATGCCGCAGTTTTAATGGAAATTAAAAAAAGCGATCAGATTGTAAGCGGTGTTTCAAGTGAACAAATAGGGCGTTCACAGGATAGGGATGCCTCTCAAGTGGTGAGAAGAATACCGGGAGTGACAATAATCAATGACAGGTTTATTTTAATAAGAGGCTTACAGGAAAGATACAATACTGTAATGCTCCACAACACCTATGCCCCAAGCATGGAGGCGGATGTAAAATCCTTTTCGTTTGACATAATACCAAGTTCTTTAATAGACAGGATGCTCATTTATAAAACCCCTTCAGCTGAGCTTCCTGGAGATTTTGCAGGTGGCATAGTTAAAATTTTTACTAAAAGTATACCTGATGAAAATAGCACGAGTGGAAGTTATACCACTTCCTTTAGACAGGGAACAACTTTTAAACCTTTTTACAGTGCAGAAAATGGAGAAAATCACTGGACAGGTTTCAATAACGGAAAATATGATTTGCCTGCTTCGTTCCCAAACGATTTAAGAGTTATATCTGACGAAAATGGAGAAAATGGCCCCCTTACAGCTGTAGGAAGGTCATTGCAAAACAACTGGGTTCCACAAGTTACAACTGCAAACCTTGATCAGCGTTTTTCTTTTTCAAAATCAACAAAATTTAAAGCCGGAAAAATAGAGATCGGGAACATTACAGCTCTTAATTATAGCAACACCAAACAAATAAATGAAATACAAAGACATGATTACAATGTATATGATGAAATAAATAACAAAAGCGATCCCATTTTTCAATTTAATGACCAAAGGTTTGTACAAAATATTCGTGTTGGTTTAATACATAACTGGGCCTTCAGATTTAATCCGCATCACATTATTGAAATGAAAACCCTATTCAATCAAAATTCAATGAGTGAATATGTACACCGCACAGGACAAGCCTATGAATTCAATTATTTTCCCAGCAATCATTCTTTTTTACAGCTTTACAGGGGAATTTTTTCAGGTCAGTTAACCGGAAAGCATGAATTTAACAATGAAAACACAACCATTGACTGGGTGGGTGGTTATGGAAAATCTTATTTAAACACTCCCGATTACAGAAGGTACCGTTCCGACAGGGATACCTCAACAGGAAATGCAACATTATATGTTCCGGCAGGCGCGGCAGCTGCATTTTTTCTTGGAAGGTTTTATTCGAAAATGGAAGAAACCAGTAAGTCTGCTTCTTTAAATGCTGATCATAAGCTCAGATTTGAGTGCTTTCCTGAATTGGTTCCTGTTATAAGCGCAGGTGTGTTTTTCGAAAATAAAGAACGTTATTTTACCGCAAGAAACATCGGCTATACAAGATCCAGTACTTTTGGTTTTGACAACAACCTGCTTGATGTATCAATTGATTCTCTTTTTCATCCCAATAACATTAATGCCTCTTACGGAATTCGGATTGATGAACAATCAAACCCTTCTGATTCATATACTGCTTCAAATAATTTAATTGCTCCATATTTTACCGCTGCCGTGCCTTTTGGAAAATTTAAAATTAAGGCAGGGGTAAGAATAGAGAATAACATACAAGAACTCAGAAGTGCAACGCTTACCAACATTCCTGTAGTTGTTTATAATCCTGTTGTAAGCGTTCTTCCTTCTGCAAATCTTTCTTATAACCTTACAGAAAAAATGCTTCTAAGAGGGGCTTATGGAATGACAGTGAACAGGCCGGAATTTAGAGAGCTCGCCCCATTTGGGTTTTATGATTTCAATTTTAATCTGGTTAAAAAAGGAAACGAGAATATTCAAACAGCTCAAATACATAATTTTGACGCAAGGTGGGAACTATATCCAAGCGCCAATGAGGTTGTTTCTGTTGCCGGTTTTTATAAAAAATTTATAAACCCCATTGAAACATTTTTTGTTCCCGGTGGAGGATCTGGGGGAATTAAAACGTTTACTTACGGAAATGCTGTGGAAGCAAGAAGCTTAGGAATAGAAATTGAGGCAAGAAAATCATTTATCGGTTTAACTACCATTAAATTTCTAGACGATTTGGGTATTTTATTTAATACCTCTTTGATCAACAGCAGGGTAAATTTAGGAGAAGATCTTAGGCAATCTCAAAACAGGCCTTTGATGGGGCAGTCGCCATACATGATTAATTCCGGCCTTTTCTATAACAATGCAAAGCATGACCTGCAGATAACTTTAATGTACAATGTTATTGGCCGCAGGTTATTTATTATCGGAACAGATGATTATCCCGACATATACGAAATGCCTCGAAATCTTATTGATTTAACCCTTTCCAAAAGTATTGGAAAATATACTCAAATAAAGATAGGCATATCAGACTTGCTGAACCAGGAAATAATATTGTTACAGGATGGAAATGGAGATGGAAAATGGGATAGAAAAACAGATCAGCGAATTCAGGGGTTTAAGCCAGGGGCGGTAATTTCAGCCGGGGTTGAACTTAAATTTTGA
- a CDS encoding tetratricopeptide repeat protein, with protein sequence MKTITSTQTFPGKWKYHIFSFFILSILCAWFSNTVNGKNHKIDSLKTILKTEQADTSRVKTLYEISRLSYWIADFDSALNYANEALKLSESINFKRAAGDAYNILGAIYMYKGNYPEALKNYTASLKIREYIRDKVGISDSYNNIGNIYYYQQNYEKAQENYFASLKIREELGDKKGMGSSYNNIGNIYSELGDFEQALKNHLSSLKIRQDFDDKQGIASSYLNLGLIHEHQGNYSKALASYFTALKIFEETADKSGIVSSFIDIGMLELKLNNIKSAKTYLGDALMLSIENDSREDIKSSYHGLSMVDSAMGNYLSSLIHFKLYISYRDSLINEENTKQLVQQQMQYEYDKKEVLLKEEQARQLAITEEESKRQKLFLILFAAIALAVAVIAAIVFRSLRITKKQKSIIEEQKHLVEEKQKEVLDSIHYAKRIQQSLLPTEKFIERNLRKFK encoded by the coding sequence ATGAAAACAATTACCTCCACCCAAACATTTCCTGGTAAATGGAAATATCACATTTTTTCATTTTTTATTCTTAGCATTCTTTGTGCCTGGTTTTCTAATACTGTTAACGGCAAAAACCATAAAATAGATTCTTTAAAAACTATATTAAAAACAGAACAAGCCGATACATCAAGGGTAAAGACTTTATATGAAATTAGCAGGCTTTCCTATTGGATTGCCGATTTTGATTCTGCATTAAATTATGCCAATGAAGCACTTAAGCTTTCTGAATCAATAAATTTTAAACGTGCTGCAGGTGATGCTTACAACATTCTTGGTGCCATTTATATGTATAAAGGCAACTATCCGGAAGCCCTTAAAAATTACACCGCTTCTTTAAAAATAAGAGAATATATAAGGGATAAGGTAGGAATTTCAGACTCTTATAACAATATAGGAAATATTTATTATTATCAGCAGAATTATGAAAAGGCACAGGAAAACTATTTTGCCTCATTAAAAATAAGAGAAGAATTAGGTGATAAAAAAGGCATGGGTTCATCATACAACAACATTGGAAATATTTATTCGGAACTTGGGGATTTTGAACAGGCTTTAAAAAACCATTTGTCTTCGTTAAAAATAAGGCAAGATTTTGATGACAAACAAGGCATTGCCTCATCTTATCTTAATTTAGGTTTAATTCATGAACACCAGGGAAATTATTCTAAAGCCCTTGCTAGTTATTTTACTGCTTTAAAAATATTTGAAGAAACAGCAGATAAATCAGGAATAGTTTCTTCCTTTATTGATATAGGAATGCTGGAACTTAAGCTTAATAACATTAAATCAGCAAAAACATATTTAGGTGATGCGCTTATGCTTTCCATTGAAAATGATAGCAGGGAAGATATTAAGTCCTCTTATCATGGCTTATCTATGGTAGACAGTGCAATGGGAAATTACCTGTCTTCATTAATACACTTTAAATTATACATTAGCTACCGGGATAGTTTAATAAATGAAGAAAACACCAAACAACTCGTACAGCAACAAATGCAATACGAGTATGATAAAAAAGAAGTACTTTTAAAAGAAGAGCAAGCCAGGCAGCTTGCCATTACTGAGGAAGAGAGCAAAAGACAAAAATTGTTTTTAATCCTTTTTGCAGCAATTGCTCTTGCGGTAGCAGTAATCGCTGCCATAGTTTTTCGTTCACTTCGAATTACAAAAAAACAAAAATCAATAATTGAAGAACAAAAACATCTTGTAGAAGAAAAACAAAAAGAAGTTTTAGACAGTATTCATTATGCCAAAAGAATACAGCAATCTTTATTGCCTACAGAGAAATTTATTGAAAGAAACCTTAGAAAGTTTAAATAG
- a CDS encoding tetratricopeptide repeat protein, with the protein MTILSSKNKLFLNKAKTSNHFLLVCFFFVFFVSIVFSCSAQTIEIDSLRALLKTEKADTSRVTLLNDLSYKLCKSRDFDTAYFYAKSARDLAEKINPKTIAVKKGIGTSYYNIATILHFQGNYSEALEYHFIALKLREAIDDKQGTAVSYNGIGNIHYYQGNFQLALENYLAALKINKQTGGKKEISSSLNNIGNVYSSQGNYPKALEYFFSSLKIKEELGDKYPIAITYVNIGSNYFSQVNYALGLENYFSALKIFKEIGSKGEMADSYIGISCIYNAQGDYQKALENYVAALKIKQELGDKYGIAISYNGIAQVYHAQKNYQQALENYFISLKILKK; encoded by the coding sequence ATGACTATTTTATCTTCAAAAAACAAACTCTTTTTAAACAAAGCCAAAACTTCGAATCACTTTTTGCTGGTGTGCTTTTTCTTTGTGTTTTTTGTAAGCATTGTTTTTTCTTGTTCGGCCCAAACCATAGAGATAGATTCGCTTAGAGCACTTTTAAAAACAGAAAAGGCAGATACAAGCAGGGTAACTTTATTAAATGATTTGAGTTACAAATTATGCAAAAGCCGCGATTTTGATACCGCATATTTTTATGCCAAATCAGCCAGAGACCTTGCAGAAAAAATCAACCCAAAAACGATTGCAGTAAAAAAGGGAATAGGAACTTCTTATTATAATATAGCCACTATTTTACATTTTCAGGGAAATTACAGTGAGGCTTTGGAATATCATTTTATTGCTCTAAAACTAAGGGAAGCAATTGATGATAAACAAGGAACTGCTGTTTCGTATAATGGTATTGGAAATATTCACTATTACCAGGGAAACTTTCAGCTCGCCTTGGAAAATTATTTAGCAGCTTTAAAAATAAATAAACAAACGGGGGGCAAAAAGGAAATATCTTCCTCGTTGAACAATATTGGAAATGTATATTCATCTCAGGGAAATTATCCCAAAGCACTGGAATATTTTTTTTCTTCCCTTAAAATCAAAGAAGAACTTGGTGATAAATATCCAATCGCAATTACTTATGTTAATATAGGAAGCAATTATTTTTCCCAGGTTAATTATGCCCTTGGCCTGGAAAACTATTTTTCGGCCCTGAAAATATTTAAGGAAATTGGCAGCAAAGGAGAAATGGCCGATTCTTACATTGGTATTAGCTGTATTTATAACGCCCAGGGTGATTATCAAAAAGCCTTGGAAAATTATGTTGCAGCTCTAAAAATAAAGCAGGAACTTGGCGATAAATATGGTATAGCAATTTCTTACAATGGCATTGCGCAGGTTTATCATGCACAGAAAAATTATCAGCAAGCGCTCGAAAACTATTTTATTTCCCTGAAAATATTGAAGAAATAG
- a CDS encoding GNAT family N-acetyltransferase, protein MSFITREANVKDFSPITELSTQLGYDSTSGKIKNRLKDILRNKDHCVFVVEDGDKIVGWIHAFYSLRIESDSFLEIGGMVVDASHRGKGLGKMLIKKAEEFCSLKKLKKIRVRCNTIRKQTHGFYEKLGFSEIKEQKIFDKNLDFDLDQF, encoded by the coding sequence ATGAGCTTTATTACAAGAGAAGCAAATGTTAAAGATTTTTCACCAATTACTGAATTGTCCACACAATTAGGATATGATTCAACCAGTGGAAAAATTAAAAACCGATTAAAAGATATTTTAAGAAATAAGGACCACTGTGTTTTTGTTGTTGAAGATGGTGACAAAATAGTTGGTTGGATTCATGCATTTTATTCTTTAAGAATTGAATCAGATTCTTTTTTAGAAATAGGTGGAATGGTTGTAGATGCTAGTCATAGAGGGAAAGGGCTTGGAAAAATGCTGATTAAAAAAGCGGAAGAATTTTGCAGCCTTAAAAAGCTAAAAAAAATCAGAGTTCGCTGTAATACAATTCGAAAACAAACTCACGGGTTTTATGAAAAGCTTGGTTTTTCAGAAATCAAAGAACAAAAAATATTTGACAAGAATCTGGATTTTGACTTGGATCAATTTTGA
- a CDS encoding T9SS type A sorting domain-containing protein — protein MRTYLYKTILLLPIASIVFSFSVSAQKTVKNVFSELKHTPFVQGKEPQINASSYKVFQIDTQVLKNELAGTGHRNTFNVGEQSHFKIPMPDGTFHTYRVLENNTMHYELAAKFPEIKSYDAYGISHPGEFVKFDITPHGFHAMVLSPYSGTVFIDPLFKGNSDYYMAYAKKDYISTQKVDCQVNGDYINYDVKDLERSAQTPFASCSLRTYRLAVAATAEYTTFHGGTIPLALAAQVTTMNRVNGVYENQMGITMEIVANNNLIVYTNASTDPYTNGNASTMLGQNQTTCDNVIGTSNYDIGHVFGTNSGGVAYLGSVCSTTNKARGVTGSSSPKNDTFDIDYVAHEMGHQFGANHTQNNSCNRNASTAMEPGSASTIMGYAGICSPNVQNNSDDHFHGVSKREIGLFVSSSSHTCPVVTSVGNTRPLISSTTGNITVPAGTPFALTAVASDGDGDVLTYCWEQMNNQVSTQPPLATSTGGPNFKSFSPTINPTRYFPNLTAIANNGPFTWERLATVSRTMNFRVSVHDNHPVAACNDFADISVAIDATSGPFVVAYPSVTGISWAGGSLQTVTWDIANTNNAPVNCANVDVFLSTDGGQTYPNVLATGTPNDGSHEISVPMLSSTTARIMVMSSAGTFFDISNNNFSIVTNGYTLSSAQQSSSTCTPDDVIYTIDVNSIGGFNSPVALSISTLPTGLTYSFSPASVTPPGSSLLTISNTSNVGTGNFNFIVNGTSATVNSYYSLDLAATNIITNVVNTNGTLTSSQSNASYQWVDCSNGNQPISGQTSQSFTPVALMGNYAVMINLNNCSAISDCFQIDITGQIEMNRNQFKIFPNPTKETVFISGININTKAIRITDLQGKMLKEINTFNSEIVSINIPNFPSGMYFIQIESSKGSEYYKLILE, from the coding sequence ATGAGAACATACCTCTACAAAACAATATTATTACTTCCCATTGCATCCATAGTTTTTTCATTTTCTGTATCCGCACAAAAAACAGTTAAAAATGTTTTTTCAGAATTAAAACATACTCCTTTTGTTCAGGGAAAGGAACCGCAAATAAATGCATCTTCTTATAAAGTATTTCAGATAGATACTCAGGTCCTAAAAAACGAATTAGCAGGAACAGGTCACAGAAACACCTTCAATGTGGGAGAACAATCCCACTTTAAAATACCTATGCCTGATGGTACTTTCCATACCTACCGTGTATTGGAAAACAACACGATGCATTATGAACTTGCTGCAAAGTTTCCAGAAATAAAATCCTATGATGCTTATGGAATTTCTCATCCCGGAGAATTTGTTAAGTTCGATATAACTCCCCACGGATTTCATGCTATGGTACTTTCACCATACTCAGGAACAGTTTTCATTGACCCACTATTCAAAGGAAATAGTGATTATTACATGGCTTATGCTAAAAAAGATTATATTTCAACACAAAAGGTAGATTGCCAGGTAAATGGTGATTACATTAATTACGATGTAAAAGATTTAGAAAGATCTGCTCAAACTCCTTTTGCCTCCTGCTCATTACGTACCTATCGTTTGGCAGTAGCAGCAACGGCAGAATATACAACCTTTCATGGAGGAACTATACCTTTGGCTCTAGCCGCCCAGGTAACAACAATGAACAGGGTGAATGGTGTGTATGAAAATCAAATGGGTATAACTATGGAAATTGTTGCCAATAATAATTTGATTGTTTATACAAACGCTTCAACCGATCCTTATACAAATGGAAACGCAAGTACAATGCTTGGGCAAAATCAAACAACCTGCGATAATGTTATAGGCACTTCCAATTATGATATAGGGCATGTGTTTGGAACGAATAGTGGCGGTGTTGCTTATTTGGGAAGTGTTTGCAGTACTACAAACAAAGCAAGAGGGGTAACAGGAAGCAGTTCTCCAAAAAACGATACTTTCGATATTGATTATGTAGCTCATGAAATGGGTCATCAATTTGGAGCCAATCACACCCAAAACAATAGTTGCAACAGGAACGCTTCAACAGCAATGGAACCAGGAAGTGCCAGTACTATTATGGGTTATGCAGGTATCTGTTCTCCAAATGTACAAAACAATAGCGATGATCATTTTCATGGAGTGAGCAAAAGAGAGATTGGATTGTTTGTTTCCAGTTCTTCGCATACTTGCCCCGTGGTTACCTCCGTTGGCAATACCCGCCCCTTGATATCTTCAACTACAGGAAATATTACCGTTCCAGCAGGCACTCCCTTTGCACTTACAGCTGTGGCAAGTGATGGCGATGGTGATGTACTTACTTATTGTTGGGAACAAATGAATAACCAGGTTTCCACACAACCACCCCTTGCAACTTCAACAGGAGGGCCTAACTTCAAAAGTTTTTCACCCACAATAAACCCAACTCGTTATTTTCCCAACCTTACTGCCATTGCAAACAACGGCCCTTTTACATGGGAAAGACTTGCTACTGTTTCCAGAACAATGAATTTCAGGGTTTCTGTTCACGATAATCATCCTGTTGCGGCATGCAATGATTTTGCTGATATAAGTGTAGCAATAGATGCCACTTCAGGTCCTTTTGTTGTTGCTTACCCTTCCGTTACAGGAATATCATGGGCAGGAGGTTCTTTACAAACAGTAACCTGGGATATTGCAAACACCAACAATGCTCCTGTTAATTGTGCAAATGTGGATGTTTTTCTTTCTACGGACGGTGGGCAAACTTATCCTAATGTTTTAGCTACGGGCACTCCAAATGACGGTTCTCATGAGATTTCTGTTCCTATGCTTTCATCAACAACCGCAAGAATTATGGTAATGTCTTCCGCAGGAACTTTCTTTGATATTTCAAACAATAATTTCAGCATTGTTACCAACGGTTATACATTGTCTTCTGCCCAACAATCATCAAGTACATGTACACCCGATGATGTAATTTATACAATTGATGTAAATTCCATTGGAGGCTTTAATAGTCCTGTGGCCTTAAGCATATCCACTCTTCCAACAGGTTTAACTTATTCATTTTCACCTGCAAGCGTTACACCTCCAGGATCAAGCCTTCTTACCATTTCAAATACATCAAATGTTGGCACTGGTAATTTTAACTTCATTGTAAATGGTACCAGCGCTACTGTAAATAGCTATTATTCTCTTGATTTAGCAGCAACCAATATAATTACCAATGTTGTTAATACCAATGGAACATTAACCTCTTCTCAATCCAATGCCTCTTACCAATGGGTGGATTGCAGCAATGGGAATCAACCCATAAGCGGACAAACCTCACAATCATTTACTCCCGTTGCTTTAATGGGAAACTATGCTGTAATGATAAATCTAAACAATTGCAGTGCAATTTCTGACTGTTTTCAAATAGATATTACAGGACAAATTGAGATGAATAGGAATCAATTTAAAATATTCCCGAATCCAACAAAAGAAACCGTTTTTATTAGTGGAATTAATATAAATACAAAAGCAATTAGGATTACAGATTTACAGGGCAAAATGCTAAAGGAAATAAACACCTTTAACAGCGAGATTGTTAGTATTAACATTCCAAACTTTCCTTCGGGAATGTATTTTATTCAAATAGAATCCAGCAAGGGCAGCGAATATTACAAACTTATTCTTGAGTAG
- a CDS encoding class I SAM-dependent methyltransferase: MAIHKLFKFYYKEKFLQEASKIKSIDYYLDLLYTKYYYFISPWQSRSELTRLLELIQELKPSTIAEIGTANGGSLFLFSRLAAPDARIVSVDLPNVKFGGGYKSWRKNFFKKMVLPKQDLHLLIGDSHSSKMLGKVQILLPGKKVDFLFIDGDHTYNGVKKDFEMYSPFVRKGGMIAFHDIVKGDPELVGEVSKFWNEIKIQYRHLEIIENPDQKIFGIGVVFAN; this comes from the coding sequence ATGGCAATTCATAAACTTTTCAAATTTTATTACAAGGAAAAATTTCTACAGGAAGCATCTAAAATTAAATCCATAGACTATTACCTGGACCTTTTATATACCAAGTATTATTACTTTATTTCTCCTTGGCAATCAAGGTCTGAGCTTACACGTTTACTGGAGCTTATCCAGGAGCTAAAACCTTCAACTATTGCCGAAATAGGCACAGCTAATGGAGGAAGTTTATTTTTGTTTTCAAGGCTTGCTGCTCCTGATGCGCGCATAGTAAGTGTTGATTTGCCAAACGTAAAATTTGGTGGAGGATACAAGAGTTGGAGAAAGAATTTTTTTAAAAAAATGGTACTTCCAAAACAAGATTTGCATCTTTTAATCGGAGATTCTCACAGTAGTAAAATGCTTGGCAAGGTACAAATCCTTTTACCTGGAAAAAAAGTAGATTTTCTTTTTATTGATGGAGACCATACTTATAATGGAGTAAAAAAAGATTTTGAAATGTATTCACCCTTTGTACGCAAAGGAGGCATGATTGCTTTTCACGATATCGTAAAAGGAGATCCAGAGCTGGTTGGGGAAGTAAGCAAGTTCTGGAATGAAATTAAAATCCAATACCGGCATTTGGAAATAATCGAAAACCCCGATCAGAAAATTTTTGGAATAGGTGTTGTGTTCGCAAATTAA
- a CDS encoding DUF2461 domain-containing protein, whose amino-acid sequence MSYFNPSFLNFFKELSKNNTTDWFNENRKTYEKEVKKPFSDFVQLMINRIQEYEPDVQIKPAEAIMRINKDIRFSKDKIPYNASVSANISRFGKKDKSFPGFYFQLSPEKIMIYGGAYAIEKETLQQIRNHIGDNLKEFSAVYNDKLFKENYGKIQGEQNKRIPPEFQSILEKEPLIANKQFYFSASLKPQLILDNSLPEVLMKYYVAGIKCNTFLRKAFN is encoded by the coding sequence ATGAGTTACTTTAATCCTTCATTTTTGAACTTCTTTAAGGAACTTTCAAAAAATAATACTACCGATTGGTTTAATGAAAACCGTAAGACCTATGAAAAAGAAGTTAAAAAACCTTTTTCAGATTTTGTCCAATTAATGATTAATCGAATTCAGGAATATGAACCGGATGTTCAAATTAAACCTGCAGAGGCTATAATGAGAATAAACAAAGATATTCGCTTTTCAAAAGACAAAATCCCATACAATGCATCTGTTTCTGCTAATATATCCAGGTTCGGAAAAAAGGACAAATCATTTCCTGGGTTTTATTTTCAATTATCACCAGAAAAGATAATGATTTATGGAGGCGCTTATGCAATTGAAAAGGAAACATTGCAACAAATTCGAAATCATATTGGGGATAATCTAAAAGAGTTTTCAGCAGTATACAACGATAAATTATTCAAAGAAAATTACGGAAAAATACAAGGAGAGCAAAACAAACGAATACCGCCTGAATTCCAATCCATATTAGAAAAGGAGCCCCTTATTGCTAACAAGCAATTTTATTTCAGTGCAAGTTTAAAGCCCCAACTAATTCTAGATAACTCCTTGCCAGAGGTTTTGATGAAGTATTATGTTGCCGGAATAAAATGCAATACTTTTTTAAGAAAAGCTTTTAATTAA
- a CDS encoding T9SS type A sorting domain-containing protein, which yields MKKIYFFSVLMGLASFSIGQKRISTSQAVNVLPLEISSSNGAVSRNASDTLTLHLDFNSSTPTLIRSGTAGDGGFVGGSNSYGDIAKAQKFDATYGVTGAGTISELLFWFGGKEGTGAQSFTPTIWADNNGIPGAVLATGTPFTHADMDTNQLAAQPIGTRAAYNVSAAFPTGALIPMDEIFWAGFTFNHIVGTYAGVWTSSDGDFTDAVTNTFELWGPLPGDWMPFNDGTANTWGIDVALAIYPVVEFLPVGIKNNNGLASHGVRPNPAMDKITVMFSLPSTSNVTLEITDINGRIVETLSVANVSSTQSIEVNTSNYNNGIYFYSVKTNTEKINGKFAVAN from the coding sequence ATGAAAAAAATTTACTTTTTCTCAGTCCTTATGGGACTTGCCTCTTTTTCGATAGGGCAAAAAAGAATTTCAACCTCACAAGCTGTTAATGTTTTACCTTTGGAAATTAGCAGTTCAAATGGGGCTGTAAGCAGAAACGCTTCCGATACCCTAACCCTTCACCTTGATTTTAACTCAAGCACGCCTACTCTTATTCGTTCAGGTACAGCAGGAGATGGTGGCTTTGTGGGTGGATCAAACTCTTATGGAGATATAGCAAAAGCTCAAAAATTTGATGCTACTTATGGTGTAACTGGTGCTGGAACAATAAGTGAACTTTTATTCTGGTTTGGTGGAAAAGAGGGTACTGGAGCTCAATCATTTACACCAACCATTTGGGCTGATAATAATGGAATACCGGGAGCAGTATTAGCCACTGGCACCCCTTTTACTCATGCTGACATGGATACAAACCAGCTGGCTGCACAACCTATTGGCACTAGAGCTGCTTACAATGTTTCTGCTGCATTTCCTACTGGTGCTTTAATTCCTATGGATGAGATTTTCTGGGCAGGATTTACCTTTAATCACATTGTAGGCACTTATGCTGGTGTTTGGACTTCATCGGATGGTGATTTTACTGATGCCGTAACAAATACTTTCGAATTATGGGGACCATTACCAGGTGACTGGATGCCTTTTAATGATGGTACTGCTAATACTTGGGGAATAGATGTTGCATTGGCAATTTATCCTGTTGTTGAGTTTCTTCCTGTTGGCATTAAAAACAACAATGGCTTAGCTTCTCATGGCGTTCGCCCAAATCCAGCCATGGATAAAATTACCGTTATGTTCAGCCTTCCTTCTACTTCAAATGTAACATTGGAAATAACGGATATTAACGGAAGAATTGTTGAAACACTTTCTGTTGCCAATGTTTCTTCTACTCAGTCTATTGAGGTAAATACATCAAATTACAACAACGGGATTTACTTTTATTCTGTTAAAACAAATACAGAAAAAATAAACGGAAAATTTGCCGTTGCAAATTAA